AAGAATTGTGAAACTGAAGCTGAATATAGCTACATTTCTGATACCAGCACAGAATGCTGAatgccttgggtttgatccccagtgcaGAATAAACATGAAGCATGGTGGTGAATACTTGTAATTCCATCTGCTAAGATGGTGGGCAATGGAGAAGCAACAGGAGTTCAAGATTAATTTGGGGAACACGACTACAAAAATTCCaaacatacattatatattccTAGGGTAGAAGAGTGGATGGAGATTTCTCACTGTTAGAGAGGGGAGTTAGGAATGAGCCACGTGGTCCTAGAGTCGGGAACACTAGTGTGTATCCACAGTTAGCATCGCAGACAACAGATGAGTATACACAGCCATTAGACATACATATGCAACTGTTTGTTACTTGTAGATGCATACTGCCACACCCAGATTCTAATGTATAGACTGAAGACCCaggctcaggtcctcatgcttacgtGGCAGAGATTTTACTGACTGGACCTTCTCTGCAGCCCCCAGCAAAATAATGTCAAATATTACCAGACCTGGTGGCACTCTCCTTTAATTCCGGCATTTAGGTCAAGGCAggagtatcaggagttcaaggtcatcatcctcagctacagctaactcaaggccagcctgagctgtatgAGAGACCCTGTTCTAAAACTAAAAGCAATCatatctcagcaaccacatggtggctcacaaccatccgtaatgagatctggtgccctcttctagtttgtctgaaaacagctacagtgtacttacatataataaataaataaataaataaataaataaataaatctaaaaaaaaaaacgctacatagagaaaccctgtcttgaaaaacaaacaaacaaacaaacaaacaaacaaacaaaagcaaaggccACAGGGTGACCCTACTTTAGTCCCGGCTGGAGACGCCAGTCTCCCCCAGATACCTTTCAAAGTCAATCTTCTCAGGATTCTCAGATGCACCATTCTTCTCAAACCCAAAATAATGCCCCAAAACAAGGAGCCACTGCTCCCTTTTACACTAAGGCCAAGTAATTATGTACCTCTATATAAGGCAAGATGCCTGTATATAGCAAGAGGTTCACTTACAGAAGGGCAAGTGTCTGTTATAGTTCATGCTACAATCAAGGTCCCTAGAGAAGAGGCCTCACCTACCCTTGGAATCCTGGAGACTATTGCACAGTATCCACTTTGGTTACTGTCCCCATCCTGAGGAGCCTCAGAGCTCAGAGTTCCATAAAGCAGGGCACTTCGGTTGTTCTTGCTCATTTTCAAGAATATTTCACTTCTACCTCCAATTGTCTTATCAGAAGTCACTATCCACTTATCCAAATCTTCCTTCTTACGAAACTGCCAGACAACCCTGGCTTGTTCCATTAAGACCTCTTGTATTGGTCGGCCGTCTGGACCTCTCAAATGAGCCACAATTTCATCCTTCAAACGTCTGAAATGTTCTATTGCTTCATCTCTAATTGCTTTTTCAAAACTAACTTCAGATGTCCCGTCAGGAGAAGGCGCATCTAAAGCAGCTTCTTTTTGGTCACATCCTTGCAAGCCCTCTTCAGTCTTTTTTCCCTGCTGGGAGACTCTGTCAGCAGAAGCCACTTTTTTCTGAAGACTACTGGAAGAATAGTCTACAAAGTGATTACCCACAAATGGAAGTAATTCAGCCCTTGGCCTCAGGAAGGTTCTATGAATATAAGTACCAGTCAGTAGTTTGTGAATGGAAGCCATtgtaagaaaaaagtaaaaatgtaaaaatttgcCTGGGCTGAGAAAACAAGCTTCAGCAATCAGGCCAATTCCACCTATAACAAAAGAAACACCAGTTACCAGCAGAGCAATGAATGAATGCATTACAAGTTCAAACTCACCAGAGACCATGGATTGTGACATTCATAGTTTCTTCCCCCAATTTACTCAACAGTGGCTATTTATTAGAAGCAGAGTACTaattgcaaaaaataaaacaaaaaaacaaaaacaagctgggtagtggtgggcacacctttaattctggcacacattaggcagaggcaggtagatcttcaaattcaaggccagcctggtctacagagtgagttccaggacagccaggactacacagagaaaccctgtctcaaaacaaaacaagcagttCGCTTGCCCAGAAACCAGCTGGTCTTTTGATCACTCTCTTTCTCCAGAAATTAGGCCCCTATCTGTCGTGAGTTTCTTCTGAGGATGAGATGGAATGACAGTCACAAGGTGGCTCTCTGATTCCTAGCACTTCAAGAGATTCCCCAAGATCTTTGTGTCTAACAAATTTGCAGGTCCAGGCCCACCCTGCAGTCAGTTATTATCTGAGCACCTTCAAGGCAGCCTTAAGCAGGGCTTGGTGGTGAGAGACTGTACCCTCAGCCTTGGCAGTCACAGTAAGATCAAGAAGTCATCTTGGCTACATTACAAATTCAGGTTCACTCTCAGATTATTTAAGACCCCATTTTGAAGAAccaaaaaaagtaagaaagaaagaggggagatgggagatCACCACATTTAAACTTCACTGTTAATATTTACAGATTTTCTGCCATATATTACCTCATTTAATCCACATAAGAACCATGTGAAACAAGGggtagtaagatggctcagtgggtaaagatgcttgctgggggctggagagatggctcagtggttaagagcactgactgctcctcctgagttcaattcccagcaaccacatggtggctcacaaccatctgcaatggggtctgatgccctcttctggtgtgtctgaagacagctacagtgtactcatatgcatataataaataaatcttaaaaaaaaaaaaaaaaagatgcttgctAAGCAAGCCTGGcaacaacctgaattcaattctcagaacctacCTAAAAGTAGGAGGAGAAAGTTAAAgccacaaaattgtcctctgttTCCCACACATACATCACAGCACATGTGCCCAtatcatgtatacacacaaataattttttaattacaaaaaaggAATCCTGCGAGGCAAATAACCagtaaggtatttatttattccgATCTATAAGAAACATACCAAGAAACTTGCCCAAAGTCACAATGTCACCCCAGTACTGAAACTGGAACTAAATTCCTGGCCTTGAGTCCTTCCACTAGACACTAGCAATATTACTCCCTCAGTTCTAATA
The nucleotide sequence above comes from Mastomys coucha isolate ucsf_1 unplaced genomic scaffold, UCSF_Mcou_1 pScaffold15, whole genome shotgun sequence. Encoded proteins:
- the Ndufaf1 gene encoding complex I intermediate-associated protein 30, mitochondrial gives rise to the protein MASIHKLLTGTYIHRTFLRPRAELLPFVGNHFVDYSSSSLQKKVASADRVSQQGKKTEEGLQGCDQKEAALDAPSPDGTSEVSFEKAIRDEAIEHFRRLKDEIVAHLRGPDGRPIQEVLMEQARVVWQFRKKEDLDKWIVTSDKTIGGRSEIFLKMSKNNRSALLYGTLSSEAPQDGDSNQSGYCAIVSRIPRGAFERKLSYDWSQFNTLYLRVRGDGRPWMVNIRQDTDFIQRKNQMYSYFMFTRGGPYWQEVKIPFSKFFFSNQGRIRDVQGPLVLDKISSIGFTLSDKVDGPFFLEIDFIGVFTDPAHTEEFAYENSPALNPRLFK